The DNA sequence catacattgctctagaaagtccgcaaataagctcatcatgcatctttgaaacgttgccggtgcattgcataggccaaatggcatacgcttgtaagcatatgttccaaaggggcaagtaaatgtggttttttcttggtcctctagAGCAATGTGAATTTGGAAGTAACCGGAGTAACcatcaagaaagcaataatatgatttaccggctaatcgatcaagcatttgatcaatgaatggtagtgggaagtgatcttttcttgtggccgcattcaaccttcggtagtctatgcatactctccaagaattttgcactcttgttgctataagttcacCACTTTTGTTTTTGATTGTTGTCACCCCGGACTTCTTTGACACCacttggaccgggcttacccactcgctatccgagataggatagatgatgtccgcttcaagtagcTTACTGACTTCTTTTTTCACAacctcaagaatggttggattaagtctcctttgaggttgtcggaccggtcttgctccttcttcaagaaatatgcggtgctcgcatacttgggggcttattcccactagatccgccaaactccacccaattgcccttttgtttttcctcaatacatctagcaatttttcttcttgttgaggagttaaCTCTTTTGCAATTATCACGGAGAGCTTCTGGGCTTCATCAAGATATGAGTACCTTAAGTggggtggtagtggcttcaattccatctttttgtCATTCTTTGAAGTTTGAGTTTCCGGATGGTTTGTGTGGTGTGTGGTGTTTAGTTCGCTTGGGccttcatttgcttcttcaatcatgtacttctcatctaactttgcaaggtgcacttcggcaaccatgttgtcaattgggtcacaccgaaatagagagtgattctccggtggatgcttcattgcttcttctaggctaaaacttacgattctcccatctatttcaaatgagtaggtccccgagtaggcatctagcttaaatctagaagttctcaaaaatggtcttccaagtaggatagatgatgctctctcggtctcgcttgatggcatttcaaggacatagaagtcaatcggaaacaccaaccctttgatattcaccaatacgtcttccgcaacacccgtcacggttattatgcttttatccgctaggacaaatcttgccgtcgacctttttagtggtggcaacttcaatacccagtagacggagagcggcatgatgctaacacatgctccgaggtcacacatacaatctataaattgaactccattaacggtgcaagtgaccatacaagggcccggatcatcacacttctcgggcaatgctcccattaaagcgaaaatagaactccccaatgggatggttttcaattcaagaattctatccttgttcatgcatagatctttaaggaattttgcatatctaggaacttgatggatatcatcaaagagggggatggttacctcgactttcttgaacatttctaccattttggggtcgagttctatgcgctttctagctttctttgcaagtgttggaaatgggagtggttgagcaatttcttcttccaaggttctcTTGGCCTTGAGGGTCTCCTTTGTTGGTTGGGcttcatcctcaactatgacttgtggtgtatcctcttccactacctcttctatatctattCTCTTCTCATCTTGGGCGGTTGTGATGGGATTTGAGTCCtttgcttccttctcttttagttgtgttccggatctaagggtgatggcattgatgccccccttaggatttggttgaggttgagagggaatgacgctttggattgggggttgaggagtgggatttgatggtgtatccatgcgtgcaagaagagcttgtagtgtagaggtgaggccgGTGAGACCGGAAGTAAGTGTGTTTTGtagttccttttggccttggataatggtccggagtgtttcgtcttggttggagggggtggttgcatatgtgagttgaggagtttgtgattggttgggtggtggtctttgatgtggtggttagtatgtttggtagtttctttgtgggttttgttggttgtatggttgattttgtgagttgtgtggtcggttttgtgagaaattttgtgagttgttgctccatctttgacctcctccattgttgttgttgtcccttgttgatgattgtctctccaattttgattatggtATCCACTCCCTTGATTGTAGCTCCCTTGATAAGGGTGCCCTTGATTAGGATTACCGCCTTGGTAGTACCCTTTATttgggcggtcatagaaattatgggtagccgccaaggtgttatcttcttgaaggctcgggcactcatccgtgtagtgGGAGTAGCAAGAACAAATGCCACACAGTTTTTGAGAAACCAATTGTTGGTTGTGTTGTTGAGGTGGTGGGGAGTGTTGTTGGTatgattgaggttgttgtggttgttgttggttcaattggagttgcctcaagatggatgtcatttcgctcaaggattgagttagagtggtggtttcactactagttgatacctcattcacggttcttgggcggttgactcttcgtctcatatgttgattggattcggctaagtcaatgataagttgccatgcctcctctgctgttttatatttggacaaagaaccattgctagaggtgtccaagagagttctatcttgctctcgcatcccttgacatatgtatccaagcaatacttgagtgtcaatcatgtgattagggcatgcgtctagtagcttgcgaaaccgttcccaatactcgTATAGTGGTTCCGTTTCACCTTGcacaatacaagacatttccttccttagcctatccatcttctccgggggcaagaatttatccaagaatcctcttctaagtaagtcccaatcggaggtgacttcactagatagagtgtagaaccattccttagccttgtcctcaagagagaaagggaaagcaaacaaccatatagcaacttcatcggatCCTTCCCGTCTAGTAGTTGAACATATACGATGAAAATCcttgagatgtcgaatagggtcttgtgcgggaagcccgtgaaacttaggtaggaggttgatcaaagcggtcttcaattcaaagtttgcattcaagttggggtgagttacatgaaggggttggaggacataatccggtgcacccgcttccttgatggtaactctcctcggagcatccatggtgttagtacctaaaacaaaagaagagttGTTAGTGATATTGATGGAAGTATGACTAATGCCTTCCTTGAGTGACGGTTCAATGTTCACTTTTAGtaaggtggttgaggtggtgaaaaCCTCTTCACCTTTCCCAAACTTTAGCCGcctccgagcttgtctaatatgaaacaaagttcgttctatttccggatcaaaggggactaagctcggattcggttgtgaacgcgtcatgcaatgaagggAAGATGAGACTCATGGTAACGATGAGGGGTTAGTCACTTGAACAATTTACAATGAAATGcaactatgtacatatatacacacattTATTCCAAACAATAGCATGGCACACTAAGcaaaatccccggcaacggcgccattttgatgaacgaaatttagcatgccgatttagaattcaatgatgaatacgatcgtgagtatagtctaatcgacacttaaacttcgcaccaaacaatcctacaatctataaccgagagtactagtctcccgagtcgtcctcccttggaattgctaaagtgtgcatcttattgattagaaagCCTTGTTAGGATTCcttgaaggttttagcaaagtaataagaaacaaacaatcaatcattaaaagacttggcttagggttggcattagaaattctatccttatagttccttcaatgatgacaacaattaggccttgcttcatttagttaacccctaggtatagaggaaagtcaaatgagaataatcaacttgagtcacaagtcctagcttcacctcatgggaatctagctttagtgcactccaagtcaattagcaatccctaattccaaatcaacaattgacacaactattcaacttcttctaatggcccaaaccctatgccaagtaagaaatttctactccataactagtgttgacattttatcaaacatttgatgagcaagaatgaaagtcatagtaaaaatgagaagaaaaatagaattaaaagtattgcaacataaggaactaacaacaattatcaaagaacagcaatgaaaatcaaattctcaaggaattgataaaatccaaaaatacaaagttgaattctagatctatgagaattgagcaattacaaatactacttgaaattggagaagaagatctatgacatgaacaaagtgaattgagaattgcaatggatctcaccaaagagtgattgaaaattcagaaattggatgaagatgaaccctagtgagagcttggaatctctctctccttctccaagagtgtaactaactatcccctcaaaatatctaaaaatctAGAAAATGAGCTAAAAAGTCCTTAACCCTTgttcctttggtcttcttaagctttttcCGCCAAGGCATTTCCCCAAAATGGGATTCCCAACtacctccacgcctaagtcacgtgactctttaaaaaaatcacatttgaacatcggcgcgcacgcgcaatgTACGCGCGCGTGCCACCGAAGCATCTTGTAatgtgcgcggaggcgtgatgtacgcgtgcgcgcccatgaagatcatggcttagccgctacacAAGCCGGCTCATGGCTTGGCTCTTGGCTTCGACTTCTAGTTGCtctatccacgcggacgcgtcaagtgCGGGCACGCGCCCATGCTAAGATTTCCAaggctcaattctcatgctcccttcctttgcacccgtcctccttctctcttccggtccatccctgccctatattctgaaaccacttaacacacaggtcacggcatcgaatggcatcaagagaagattagaaatgtatctattttagtgcaaaataagcatgttttcatccatggggcaaaattaggaaaggaacacaaagtcttgtattttcatatagaaagcgtgtggaatcattgataaaacccctgaaatcaacacaagataaaccctcaaaatgggatTTTTAACTACCTAGTGAAATGACCATCCAGCATTTGTTAATTGTATATATTTAAACTAAATTGAACAAAATAATCATCCAATTAAGAATTAAATAACCATCTATGTACCTAGTGAATTGAACATCCAGCACATTTGTGGGGTGGAAAGAGTCGATGATGACGCACAGAGGCAGGAGAGGAAATTCAATGGTGGAGGAACAAGAGGTGCAAGTCTTTCCTTTGATGCGTATTCGGCATACATGAACATTTCTCTAATTGGATTCGTCTCTGTCTAAGGTGGCTTCAAAACCAGCATCTTCAATAGCCTCCCGAATGGTCTCCTCGTTAATGAAAATGAGGTAGAAGAGGACCTAAGCATGGTTGTTAAGAACATCTATGACGGCCTCACGAATACCCGAAATACGTTTGATGGATTTTCAGATGGAGCTGACGCAGGTGGAGCAAGTCATTCCAGTGACGCAGAATATGCTTTTGCCATGGACATAGTGTCCATGATGCTCCCTTCTGCTACCATGACGCCCTTCAGGTGCCTCGGCATAGAAGGGTAGCATGGTCGCGGCGAAAGGTTACCGAAACTTGAGCTTCCATCGTTGCATACGCAAGCTAACACTAGAAAGTTGTTAGCCATGGCGGCATGCGAACAATCGGTGGGAGGATGGGCGACGTCGATGAAGTGCGGCACAGCAGCAACAACAGCGCAACGGGGAGGACAAGCGGAATGCGGAGAGGCTGGGCATCGTCGGCAGGAGGCTGGGCGGCGTCGGCGGGAGGATGGGCGGCGTTGGCTGGGCGATGTCGGATCGGATAGCAGGGAAGTGCAGCGGCACCGGGGTGACTGTGCGGACCGGAAATCGCAAATGGAGATGGAAAGTTAGCGTGATATTAGGAGTAACTGTGCTAATtgtgatttattttaattgcaaatccttattttttaaatttcaaaatctgaaattaaaaataattaattactaatctgatttatgattttaattttagttttcttttttactCAATTGTTCACGTTGTTTAGTATTCTCATTGTCTtcctatactttttcttttcccaaTTATATGTCACACTGCATTATAAGTAGAACTTTCATTTATAATTGCTCAAACTTGATTGTAATGTTGTTGGTTGTTTTCATACTTTTTGACTCCTTATTTTTCTATACTGGCTTTCTTTTTTACGACTACACGCTTGCtagaaaattgaaaaaacttttaagaaatttaattttggtAAGGCTTTAATATTACTAAATCAAGTAAGTAGTTAATTAGTAGAATTTAGTTTTTTGCATTATGTGATATTCTGATTAGGACGAACTTATGACTTATGACTTGAGTATAAATTCTTACTAAAAATGGTATTATagatatattaatattttggtGTACTATTTTGTTTATTTGACTATTTTTATCAAACATAGGTATAGAAACATCAATGAACTCATGCAATACAAatgtataattattatatttgaacaaaaataaatatacttcctaatataaaaaatgatgaaaatatAGGTAATATAAGTAGATACTAATTAAAGATGTATCTTTtgtacataaaataatatataaaagaaaataaaaaagtagcATAAATATCGTGGAATGCTAAAAAATTGTGGTGCATGAGCATTATGATTGGGTCACTAATTAATTCTGTAATTAAAAAGGACGTAGGATGATTTATTGTTTACCCAATTGAACTTGTCTGTCCCCACAACCACCCCTACTCTATTTCATTCTACTTGCTTCTTTCTCTCTCAACCTCAGGCTATATATTTATACTATATCTTGTAATACGGTAATAGATTTATTATTGAATACCTTGAACAGAAGAACATTTTTTCAATACATTTGTCCATCAAATCATATAGTTTTTTCCTCATGAATCCGATAGAAGATAGAGAAAAAGATGTAGAGGGAGAAGAGAACCTCAGTGTAATTGCATCACCTTCGTCATCGACAACAGGAGACACATATATCAAGACCCCATTAAGATCATCAACGTTAGTAAATTCGCTTCGCGGATGTGGCCTTTCCAATGTTCGCATTGACACGGAAAATCTTAGACAAAACCTTACAATGCCACAATACCTTCGTTGTGCAATGCGTGATAGCATTCGTCTTCAAGATCTCATTACTGAAGAAACTCGTACAATTGATTCTGTGGACAATGAGATCACCGCAGAGCGAACACCCCTCGTTGTCTTCATCAATCCCCGTAGTGGTGGCCGCCATGGTCCTGTCCTTAAAGAGAGGCTCCAACATCTCATGAGTGAGGAACAGGTCATTATCATTTCatgtcttttttattttaaattcataattctaaaaaaaatttaaacttagcacatataatttatttatttctttgtttatgtttttttaGTAAGAAATTATTCTatgatataaattaaatatgacAAAACTCTTAACAAGATTCTTTtcaatatatttaatatttaatatgcGTTGAGTTTTTTCTATCAACCCGTTTTGGGATTTTATGAGGTTAgaagtattaaaaaaaatattggttgaGTTTGTCTTCTTGTTGTAAAGTTTTTATTACACAATTACAATATTATTTATGTATGTTAAGTTGTGATGCAGGTTTTAGATTTAGTAGATGTGAAGCCAGATGAATTTATCCGATATGGGTTAAAATGTTTAGAGATGCTAGCTGATAAAGGAGATACCTGCGCTAGAGAGATTCGTGAAAGAATAAGGATTGTGGTATATGTTCATTGTGTTCGTGATGATTGAATTATTCCACATGATagaatgtaaaatatatttgtatttttgttgaatTCTCTATAatcacaaattttttattttataatattaaattcgttatcgagtacctccttttaaTACTTACAACACTATTAAAACACTATTAACTTAGTTGATCACATATTACTATATAAAAAGATGAGTTATGCTATGtgtacaccaaaatcagccaccagtataaaatacatattggaatataaatacacattgaaaataaattaaaccacacatgtatttatacacaaatacattggtgACTGATTTTAGTGGCTGACTTTGGTGTACAAATAGAATTTTTGTAAAAAGAATCTTAGGCTAGAACTTTTAGATAGGCATGTAGACGAATATCTGGCTAATAAAAGTTGTGATTGTACatgatgaaaataaaataacccTTGTTAagtatgtttttatgattgatgTTAAGATATTTTACACAAAgaaatacttttattattattttattgatgGCATTGAATAGATACGGTTGGATTGATAGGTTGCTGGAGGTGATGGTACTGTTGGATGGGTATTAGGATGCCTTACAGAGCTTCACAAATATGGTCGGGAACCAGTTCCTCCTGTTGCAATCATACCACTTGGTACAGGCAATGATCTTTCTAGGAGTTTTGGATGGGTAAGAaattacataaattaaaaaatgatacGTTCATTGAAACAAAAGACTAATTTATAATGTGTCTTTTTTTCTTGTGGTGTTAGGGTGGTTCATTTCCTTTCTCATGGAGACAGGCAATAAAGAGAACACTTTACAAAGCAACTACTGGTCCAATTTGTCGTTTGGATAggtatatattataatataaatttagatcttatattttgtttaattgaTTGCTCAAGAAAGAATTGTTTAGAGCTTAATATCTTATTGGACGTTGCTTGATTTTTGATATGATCTTCTTTTCAAATGCAGATATTGAACGAACATGATTAacatattattataatttattatggAAATACTTTCTAGTTTTGAGTAGCTTGGGGCAAAATTAGACAATTCATGAGACAAGGAACAATATGTTTTTTTCACTTTAGTGTTTGTAGTATTTCTCAAACTTTCTTTATTCTTTTGAATAAAGTGAAATGtaataaattaagaaataataaagGATACATATGGACTATTAAACTTAAAAAAGTTAATACATTATGATGTTAGtcccaaaatttttaaaaatgacagacgaaaaaattacaaaagagataaaattttaataaaaatatttaaaattgtgGTAGTGACTGTTATCCTCTACAACTACACTAGGAATCACCTTAGTTGAGTGTTTATTTTCATGTATAATATTTGtaagtaaaaatattatatgcattattttttataaatttctttTGTATATTTTCTACATTTGGTTTTAAAAACAGTTGATGAAAagtgataaaaaataaaaaaaaactatctTTTGTAGcataaatttcttttattacTATAATTAAAGACCATAGTCATGCTTTTAACAAGCAGACTAAATCATTTTGCACCATCTCCAATTTTAAGAAATCAAgcattatttaaatattaattattttgacaATTTTCATGCAGTTGGCGAATTTCAATTACAATGCCcaaaggaacaatagtagaacCACCACATTCTTTGAAGCAAATAGAAGGGTGCACTCTTGATGAGGTTGCAATATAGTTTCTTATGGaaaattatactaatttttctaaaatttggtaaaaatcaacatcatcatcatttccTTTTATATGTTCTAGTGAATTTAATCTCCTATAAATCAAGAAAAAAGCAGAATTCATAGTGTTTATCTTACAAAATACAggaaaatcaaatataattttaccaaaatatCTTCACTTTAATTAAAGAATATTATGTTAGAGATTTTTTATATAAGTTTTGTTCTAATATGCTTTAACAACATGCATTTTAATCACTATCACTGTAATTATCCCATTTGAAAGTTCATAACTATTACTacaaatatctttttcaaactttatGTATAGTTCACACAATTGTATAACAATGACATATATAATAACAGTCCTTTACATAACTAGATTGTTGACACATATTTTGATAGTGAAAGCTTAATTATTATGAACTAATTTGAAGGATATTTGTTCTTAAGATAAGATTTTATAATAAGAGCTCCTTAATTGATTATGTATTTTTTCAGTAAATGAACATATAAAGTAAACAtgtaatttatataataattatgtatatttatttttttatttgatttttttatgttCAAATTTTACTTACGTTATACCTTGCAACTTATGAATTTTATTATACTTGCAGGACATAGAAGACGAGGAAGGACTGCCGGAGAAAGTTATAAGCTATGATGGCGTCTTTTACAATTATTTTAGCACAGgtattttggtattttttatttttttttatatttttataaccACATTGATTATAATACTGAACGTATCATGTTCACCGTCacatttcaaaatttgaaacataaaagttttcaaatactaaataatatcaaatttattaaaatctaaAACAAATGtctaattttatttgttgattACTCTTAGAGATTAGTTATTTCAGGAATGGATGCCCAAGTTGCTTATGGGTTTCATCATTTGAGAAATGAAAAACCGTACCTTGCACAAGGTCCAATTGCAAATAAGGTAACAACTCATAGTTTTTAaagcaatttaaaaaaaatctttaaaattgtACCTTTGCACAAGGTTGAATTGCAAATAAGGTAACAACTCTTAGTCTTTTCTTCTTTATTGTTGTAGATCATTTACTCAGGTTATAGTTGCACCCAAGGTTGGTTCCTTACTCCGTGCACAAGTGATCCAAAGTTAAGGTAAAAATGGAGAAACAAAAGTTCTTATATTTAATAGAAATAATTGTTCTTATCATTTTTTATACTTGTTTTTTTTAACATTAATCTTAGCCTTAAGTAAAAAATGCTTATTTCACTTATTAggtataatatttttatttttatatttttattaaattaaaagaatatacACATAAATTACCACAATATAAGGAGAACCTATCGAATTTTTAGAAGAGTAGATACACACAACTTTATGTCTTTACCTTTCTAAGTTATAATCCACACTTAGAAGATATATTGAACTCTTAAAAACTCCATTATGCAtagtttttttttcaagtttagCATATGTTCCATTAAATCTCAACTAAAACTCAAGCGCTTGTCTATAAACATTGTCAATCCATTAACAACTATACTTGAAACTTGAAGTCACCTTGATCTAATTCAGTATATTATTGATAAGATCTCCTATAATTGTTATTAGCCTTTGTTAACATCAAACAATACTCTTTAATTAGCTTTTGAAGTGGTTGCATTGTCCAGACTGAAAATAAGTCATGTCTAGAGTTCAGAAAAATTGTCCTGCGGTTTTGATATACTCAATTTAGTCTCACAACTTAGCATTGTGACTCATGTTGGTCCTTGACCTTGTTTTATCATAGAATCGTTAAAAACGTGCTGAGATAGATTGACAGCTGCCACGCTAGACTTTTCAATGACTATTTGGTGTGAGAGTTGGAAATTTTTTACCTCCATAGCTATTAGATAGTCTAGTGTGGCAGACGTCAGTCAATCTCAACACACCCTTAATAATTTTGTGACAAAAATAGGACCTAGGAATAACGTGAATCACAAATGCTAAGTTGGGTAACCAAATTGTGTAAATTGAAACTTCGGAGATCAGATTAAGGTACACGTGTAACTTCTAGAACTAATTTGAGTAttaactcaaattttaaaataaataaaaagttacaAATATTCTTAATTAACTTTCACATATAATGTAACATCCTAACTAATGAGTCCATTATTGCAAAAACATAATAGGCTATTAGTGAGAGCATTACTAAGACCGGTAACATGTATCTTAAACAattgtataataataataataataataataataataataataataataataataataataataataataaataataataataatctgcGAGATCTTTTTTATACATATATGAATATTGTTCAAATACATGAATACAAAAGAAATGATACGGTGTAAGAatgaaaaaattttcaaattgagaggttcaaattcaaataatacaaatgataaaataattataaatgcaTGTAAAAGATAGGTAATAAGTCCTAAGGCCTGACCTGTGAAAAGACAACCTAAAGATGAACCTCAAACTAGAACGACCAGGGATATATAAAATCCCATCTCTTGGCTTAAAACTCAcacaaaaaaatacatcaaTAGTGAAAGAAGATTGCGAAGAATAGAATAAACACAGGAAGTGGTATGAAATTTGactttaaaatttgttaaagtCTACTATGATAAAAAATCTAAACCATGGGTGAGAAGCTGACGGTTCCTAACAGGGCTTTGAAATCAGATAATAATTACATAACAAGACATGGGCCCTAAACATTCTTGGTCTTAACCCCACTCTCAAACCTAAAGGTCACAAATCTAAACCTTAAGCACCACTCACTAGCTCATAATCTTAACCATTGACCTACAATCGCCCTTCCAAGTCCATTTCCTCCCATTACCATTTTTGTCTCTTAACAATCCCCAagcataattcaaaataattgACATTTTTTGCTATCCTAAATACTTAATACTTGAGGGTTCAGCTAAAATCTTTATTCATACAAACTCTTTAGTTTTTGTTATTGTTCCTTTTCTCTAATTCTATACTTATTCTctatcaaatttatttttctcaccAATCCAAATCAATGCCTTCAAGAATCAAAATACTATCGAGTTTCAACACCACTCCCTCTCTCTAAAACCTCCAATTAGTTTAGGAAAATACAAATAATAGCAAACACAACCAATTCACAATTAAATCAATTAGACAAGTAGCACATAGTTGAACAAATAGGCAATCTCTAATAATTATGCAAATCCAAGCAATCCAAacaaatgcacatgatgtatTCTTGTCCTACTGGCCATGAGATTATGTGTCGATTATTATGTCAGAACTTGACACATCTGATAGTTAACCCCAGACATAATTTTCTAGCTGTGCATTTTGTAAGGGGTATCTAAAATCAAATATATAATGTTTATAAAAGTCAAAGGAGAGTGTTCTGTCACATTTTCTTGGAGAAAAATTATCCAAAAATTGCATGTCTGACCATACTTACAAATTAGAAGAGTTGCATATATGGTCACGGtatcaaattcaataaatatcaAATTGATAGCACATTAAGTCATCGTGAACTGTACGCATCCATGTTTGATTGTCATTAATACATGGAAAATATAAATGAttgatatgataaaaaaaaatcaatatcgTTATAAGCTAACTCATGGTCTTTCCTTTGTCATTCACGTCATCAATTTTATAATCTTATACATCCACGATAAATTATTATCACACCATGAAAAACATGCTCATACTTGTTATCTCTTACATCGAAAATCTCAATTCTACAAAGCTTTCCTCAAGCAAACAATTAATTTATcctcaaattaaataatacgcATTTTAATGACTCTatctcaaattaattttttaaaatgtgtaTAAACTTGAGTTAAATCAAATATTCTAAAATTATACAAGTTTCATAAAACAAATATATAAA is a window from the Arachis stenosperma cultivar V10309 chromosome 3, arast.V10309.gnm1.PFL2, whole genome shotgun sequence genome containing:
- the LOC130965844 gene encoding diacylglycerol kinase 4-like, producing the protein MAACEQSVGGWATSMKCGTAATTAQRGGQAECGEAGHRRQEAGRRRREDGRRWLGDVGSDSREVQRHRGDCADRKSQMEMEKDREKDVEGEENLSVIASPSSSTTGDTYIKTPLRSSTLVNSLRGCGLSNVRIDTENLRQNLTMPQYLRCAMRDSIRLQDLITEETRTIDSVDNEITAERTPLVVFINPRSGGRHGPVLKERLQHLMSEEQVLDLVDVKPDEFIRYGLKCLEMLADKGDTCAREIRERIRIVVAGGDGTVGWVLGCLTELHKYGREPVPPVAIIPLGTGNDLSRSFGWGGSFPFSWRQAIKRTLYKATTGPICRLDSWRISITMPKGTIVEPPHSLKQIEGCTLDEDIEDEEGLPEKVISYDGVFYNYFSTGMDAQVAYGFHHLRNEKPYLAQGPIANKIIYSGYSCTQGWFLTPCTSDPKLRGLKNILRMHVKKVNSSEWERIPVPTSVRAIVALNLHSYGSGRNPWGNLKPEYLEKRGFVEAQVDDGLLEIFGLKQGWHASFVMVELISAKHIAQAAAIRLEIRGGEWKDAYLQMDGEPWKQPLSREHSTFVEIKREPFQSFMVRGD